The following are encoded together in the Oceanobacillus zhaokaii genome:
- a CDS encoding helix-turn-helix domain-containing protein encodes MKDNEYKPKQLLTKREKEVFELLVQDKTTKEIAQELYISEKTVRNHISNAMQKLGVKGRSQAVVELLRMGELKL; translated from the coding sequence TTGAAGGACAACGAGTATAAGCCGAAGCAATTATTAACAAAGCGAGAAAAAGAAGTATTCGAATTGCTAGTACAAGATAAGACAACAAAAGAAATCGCGCAGGAATTGTATATTTCTGAGAAGACTGTCCGGAACCACATTTCAAATGCGATGCAAAAATTAGGAGTCAAGGGGCGCTCTCAAGCCGTAGTTGAGCTTCTCCGCATGGGGGAATTAAAGCTCTAA
- the sdhB gene encoding succinate dehydrogenase iron-sulfur subunit: protein MAEQSTVTFIITRQNDPNSDPYEETFNIPYRKNMNVISGLMEIQKNPVNANGEKTTPVMWDMNCLEEVCGACSMVINGTARQSCAALVDTLEQPIRLEPMSTFPVVRDLIVDRERMFDALKQVKAWIPIDGTHDLGPGPRMPEKKRQWAYELSKCMTCGVCLEACPNVNDKSNFIGPAAISQARLFNAHPTGEMNASDRLEGLMEEGGISGCGNSQNCVQVCPKGIPLTTSIAAMNRATNIQAFKNFFGSDNAH from the coding sequence ATGGCTGAACAAAGTACAGTTACGTTTATAATAACAAGGCAAAATGATCCGAACTCTGATCCATATGAGGAAACATTTAATATACCATATCGTAAAAATATGAATGTTATTTCTGGATTAATGGAGATTCAGAAAAATCCTGTCAATGCAAATGGTGAAAAGACAACACCAGTTATGTGGGACATGAACTGTTTGGAAGAGGTTTGTGGGGCGTGTTCAATGGTAATTAATGGAACCGCAAGACAATCCTGTGCAGCATTAGTTGACACACTAGAGCAACCTATTCGACTGGAGCCGATGTCTACATTCCCGGTTGTACGTGATTTAATTGTGGACCGTGAGCGCATGTTTGATGCATTGAAACAGGTAAAAGCTTGGATACCTATCGATGGTACGCATGATCTCGGGCCTGGTCCTAGAATGCCAGAGAAAAAACGCCAATGGGCATATGAACTATCGAAATGTATGACTTGTGGCGTATGTCTGGAGGCTTGTCCGAATGTGAATGATAAATCCAATTTTATTGGACCGGCAGCTATTTCGCAAGCACGTCTATTTAATGCACATCCAACAGGTGAAATGAATGCAAGTGATCGTTTAGAAGGGTTAATGGAAGAAGGCGGAATCAGTGGTTGTGGTAACTCACAAAACTGTGTGCAAGTTTGTCCGAAAGGCATCCCATTAACAACGTCTATTGCAGCAATGAACCGTGCTACAAATATTCAAGCATTTAAGAACTTCTTTGGCAGCGACAACGCACACTAA
- the racE gene encoding glutamate racemase — protein sequence MNQAIGVIDSGVGGLTVAHELMRQLPKEKLIYLGDTARCPYGPRSKEEVQQFTWEMVEFLLSKNIKMLVIACNTATAFTLKDLQEKLDIPVIGVIQPGARAAIKVTNNTHIGVIGTEGTIKSKAYKEALQKINEGIHVYPLACPLFVPLVEKGITAGPEAQEVVAKSLASMKQFKQMDTLILGCTHYPLLKDTIQHVIGEQVTIISSSEETARETSTILDVHYLLNKEDQIPVHQIYTTGELAMFNKIAKSIFKDHQPEMLSIEKATLPINQGA from the coding sequence TTGAATCAAGCAATTGGAGTTATCGATTCAGGGGTTGGCGGATTGACAGTTGCACATGAGTTGATGCGCCAATTACCAAAAGAAAAATTAATTTACTTAGGTGATACAGCAAGGTGTCCATACGGACCTAGATCAAAAGAGGAAGTACAGCAATTTACTTGGGAAATGGTTGAGTTTCTATTAAGTAAAAACATTAAAATGCTAGTAATAGCATGTAACACGGCAACTGCTTTTACATTGAAGGATTTGCAGGAAAAGTTAGACATTCCTGTAATAGGCGTTATTCAGCCAGGAGCAAGAGCTGCGATAAAGGTAACGAACAATACTCATATCGGCGTTATTGGTACAGAAGGAACGATTAAGAGCAAAGCATATAAGGAAGCATTGCAAAAAATTAATGAAGGAATCCATGTATATCCACTTGCATGTCCATTATTCGTACCGCTAGTAGAAAAAGGGATTACAGCTGGCCCAGAAGCTCAAGAGGTTGTTGCTAAGTCTTTGGCATCCATGAAGCAATTTAAACAAATGGATACCCTCATATTAGGATGTACACATTATCCATTACTGAAGGATACGATTCAGCATGTCATTGGGGAACAGGTAACCATTATTTCCTCCAGCGAAGAAACCGCAAGAGAAACGAGTACAATCTTGGATGTGCATTATTTATTAAACAAAGAGGATCAGATTCCTGTTCATCAAATCTACACAACTGGTGAATTAGCGATGTTTAATAAAATCGCAAAAAGTATTTTTAAAGATCATCAACCAGAAATGTTATCAATAGAAAAGGCTACACTTCCAATCAATCAAGGAGCATGA
- the trxA gene encoding thioredoxin, with the protein MAIEHVTDQNFADQTSKGLVLADFWAPWCGPCKMIAPVLEEIDGELNEKVQIVKLDVDENQETASKFGVMSIPTLLLFKDGNVVDQAIGFQPKEALVDMINKHA; encoded by the coding sequence ATGGCAATTGAACACGTAACAGATCAAAACTTTGCTGATCAAACTTCAAAAGGCTTAGTGCTAGCTGATTTCTGGGCACCTTGGTGTGGACCTTGTAAAATGATTGCACCAGTTTTAGAAGAAATTGATGGTGAATTAAACGAAAAAGTTCAGATTGTAAAATTAGATGTAGACGAAAACCAAGAAACTGCAAGTAAATTTGGTGTGATGAGCATTCCGACTTTATTATTATTTAAGGATGGTAATGTTGTTGACCAAGCAATTGGTTTCCAGCCAAAAGAAGCGTTAGTTGATATGATTAACAAACACGCTTAA
- a CDS encoding DUF2507 domain-containing protein, whose protein sequence is MRKKQELFSSSQLELFTTEGAGYDVLRYISLPELLGKEANTLLYFMGRNLARKFAINDLEDLITIYDKLGWGKLELVKEKKKELLFQLMADSVALRLQASFTAEFRMEAGFLAEAIQKLNGIECECIEEINKRIHQVAFKIVYTK, encoded by the coding sequence ATGCGAAAAAAACAGGAACTATTCTCCTCATCTCAGCTTGAACTATTTACTACAGAAGGTGCTGGTTATGACGTCCTTCGTTATATAAGTTTACCAGAGTTACTAGGAAAGGAAGCAAACACACTTCTTTATTTCATGGGTAGAAATCTCGCAAGAAAATTTGCAATTAACGATTTAGAAGATTTAATTACAATTTATGATAAATTAGGCTGGGGCAAACTAGAGCTGGTAAAGGAAAAGAAGAAGGAATTACTTTTTCAGCTCATGGCAGACTCTGTCGCACTTAGATTACAGGCCTCATTTACAGCAGAATTTCGAATGGAAGCGGGGTTCCTTGCCGAAGCAATCCAGAAACTAAACGGAATCGAATGTGAATGTATAGAGGAAATAAATAAGAGAATCCATCAGGTAGCATTTAAGATTGTTTATACGAAGTAA
- the rph gene encoding ribonuclease PH, producing MRNDQREVNELRPITITPNYITHPEGSVLITVGNTKVICNASIEDRVPPFMRGQGKGWITAEYAMLPRATADRNIRESSKGKVSGRTMEIQRLIGRALRSVVDLDKIGERTVWVDCDVIQADGGTRTASITGAFIAVVLAFGDLLENKKISKMPVTDFLCATSVGILPDKTAILDLNYEEDFAANVDMNIVMTGAGEFVEIQGTGEEATFSIGELQTMLKLASEGLEQIIGIQKEVLGDLVQRVGETKNK from the coding sequence ATGCGTAATGATCAGCGTGAAGTAAATGAACTTAGACCAATAACAATAACACCGAACTACATAACCCATCCTGAAGGCTCTGTATTGATAACAGTCGGCAATACAAAAGTAATATGCAATGCAAGTATAGAGGATAGGGTTCCTCCATTTATGCGTGGACAAGGAAAAGGCTGGATTACAGCAGAATATGCCATGCTGCCACGTGCAACTGCCGATCGGAATATCCGTGAATCATCAAAAGGGAAAGTTAGCGGAAGAACAATGGAAATTCAGCGACTAATTGGTAGAGCACTGCGCTCTGTTGTCGATCTTGATAAGATTGGTGAACGAACTGTTTGGGTTGATTGTGATGTTATTCAAGCGGATGGTGGTACACGGACAGCTTCGATTACAGGTGCATTTATTGCTGTTGTTCTTGCATTTGGGGATTTACTAGAAAATAAAAAAATAAGTAAAATGCCTGTAACAGATTTCCTATGTGCAACTTCAGTTGGGATATTACCGGATAAAACAGCAATCTTAGATTTAAATTATGAAGAAGATTTTGCAGCAAATGTCGACATGAATATTGTTATGACAGGTGCAGGCGAATTTGTGGAAATTCAAGGAACTGGTGAAGAAGCAACTTTTTCAATTGGAGAATTGCAAACGATGCTAAAGTTAGCAAGTGAAGGATTGGAACAAATTATTGGCATACAAAAAGAAGTACTAGGTGACTTAGTACAGCGTGTTGGAGAAACAAAGAATAAATAA
- a CDS encoding GerMN domain-containing protein codes for MQKKGLLMTGAITLSVLLTGCFQGEQSLEDLDPPQNAEEVNNLEKPTTDEDSKASSEESEQTEGEETSEVAEETVPRQLFLLDANGMVASQTLELPKLESKEVATQVIEYLVKGGPVTEMLPNGFQAVLPEGTEVIGVNLKEDGTMIVDLSEEFKDYQASEELQILESVTHTLTQFENVNKVQLWINGHPQTEMPVNGTPIGEGYSRANGINITDTDTLDLVNSQAVTMYYPAEHGENRYYVPVTQYVEKGEEEFFHSIVQSLLEGPGYQADVVNVFNSQTDLASEPVLSDGVLELVFNEEILKDSEQGIIADEVMETLVRTLTEQEAIDAVDIKVENKEKLVNENGESYDEPVTKQTFTPTEKL; via the coding sequence ATGCAAAAGAAAGGATTACTTATGACAGGCGCAATTACACTTTCAGTTCTGTTGACTGGGTGTTTTCAAGGGGAACAATCTTTAGAAGACTTAGATCCTCCGCAAAATGCAGAGGAAGTGAATAATTTAGAGAAGCCAACAACAGATGAGGATTCGAAAGCTTCAAGTGAAGAGTCAGAACAAACAGAGGGTGAAGAAACCTCAGAAGTGGCAGAAGAAACCGTACCGAGGCAATTGTTCTTACTCGATGCAAACGGTATGGTTGCATCACAAACACTAGAATTACCAAAGCTTGAATCAAAAGAAGTAGCAACACAGGTAATAGAATATTTAGTTAAAGGTGGCCCAGTCACAGAGATGCTGCCGAATGGTTTCCAGGCCGTTCTGCCAGAAGGAACTGAGGTGATTGGCGTGAACCTTAAAGAGGATGGAACGATGATTGTTGATTTATCGGAGGAATTTAAAGATTACCAAGCTAGCGAGGAACTGCAAATATTAGAATCTGTAACACATACATTAACCCAATTTGAAAACGTAAATAAAGTTCAGTTATGGATTAATGGTCATCCGCAAACAGAAATGCCTGTAAATGGAACACCAATTGGTGAAGGCTATTCACGTGCAAATGGAATAAATATCACGGATACAGACACACTTGATTTAGTAAACAGTCAGGCTGTTACGATGTATTATCCTGCAGAACATGGTGAAAATCGCTATTATGTTCCTGTAACCCAATATGTAGAAAAAGGGGAAGAAGAATTTTTTCACTCTATTGTTCAATCATTATTAGAGGGACCAGGTTACCAGGCGGATGTTGTCAATGTATTTAATTCTCAAACAGATTTAGCAAGTGAGCCTGTACTAAGTGATGGAGTATTAGAATTAGTATTCAATGAAGAAATTTTAAAAGATAGTGAACAGGGCATCATTGCAGACGAAGTAATGGAAACTTTAGTACGAACTTTAACAGAGCAAGAAGCGATCGACGCAGTTGATATAAAAGTAGAGAATAAAGAAAAACTGGTCAATGAAAATGGAGAATCCTACGATGAACCAGTCACAAAGCAAACATTCACACCAACAGAAAAACTTTGA
- the uvrC gene encoding excinuclease ABC subunit UvrC — translation MNQLIKEKLAILPAQPGCYLMKDKQGTIIYVGKSKLLKNRVRSYFTGAHDRKTQRLVQEIVDFEYFVTSSEMEALILEMNLIKKYDPKYNVMLKDDKTYPYLKITSERHPRLLITRKVKKDKGKYFGPYPNVIAARETKKLLDRLYPLKKCNNPPGRPCLYYHMHQCLACSEHPPTAKEYNAIVQEISSFLHGGFNEIKNNLKNKMLEASEQLNFERAKELRDQIQHIEAVMEQQKMTLNDRIDRDVFGYSVEKGWMCVQVFFVRQGKLIERDVSVFPFFDSAEETFVSFVGRFYLHQNHLKPKQIFVPIGTNVTILSELLEIDVHTPFRGRKKELVELAIKNAEIALSEKFALIERDEERTIVAVEKLGEKLNIETPHRIEAFDNSNIQGTDPVSAMIVFIDGKPSKKDYRKYKIRDVVGPDDYETMREVIRRRYTRVLQEDLPLPDLIIVDGSKGQMSAALDVLENELGLDIPLGGLAKNDKHKTSELLYGNPPIVVPLERQSQEFYLVQRIQDEVHRFAITFHRQLRGKNLVQSELDKIPGVGEKRRRLLLTHFKSITEIKQAPIEEITKLGIPVNIATDIQKYLNQEE, via the coding sequence ATGAATCAATTAATCAAAGAAAAATTAGCGATATTACCAGCTCAGCCGGGCTGTTATTTAATGAAGGATAAACAGGGGACAATCATCTATGTTGGGAAATCGAAGCTGCTGAAAAACCGTGTCAGGTCTTATTTTACAGGTGCACATGACCGTAAAACCCAGCGATTAGTCCAGGAAATTGTTGACTTCGAATATTTTGTTACGTCATCCGAAATGGAAGCATTAATTTTAGAAATGAATTTAATAAAAAAATACGACCCTAAATATAATGTGATGTTAAAGGATGATAAGACGTATCCCTATTTAAAAATCACTTCAGAACGGCATCCTCGTTTATTAATAACACGTAAAGTTAAAAAGGACAAAGGAAAATATTTTGGGCCGTATCCGAACGTTATTGCTGCAAGAGAAACGAAGAAATTACTTGATCGCTTGTATCCACTCAAGAAATGCAATAATCCACCAGGGCGACCATGTCTTTACTATCATATGCATCAATGTTTAGCATGCAGTGAACATCCACCGACTGCAAAGGAATATAATGCGATTGTTCAGGAGATTTCTTCTTTTCTGCACGGTGGGTTTAACGAAATAAAAAATAATTTAAAAAATAAAATGCTGGAAGCAAGCGAGCAGTTAAATTTTGAACGAGCAAAAGAATTACGTGACCAGATTCAGCATATTGAGGCTGTGATGGAACAGCAAAAAATGACCCTAAACGACCGTATAGATCGAGATGTATTTGGATATAGCGTTGAAAAGGGCTGGATGTGTGTTCAGGTATTTTTTGTAAGGCAAGGAAAGTTAATCGAACGAGACGTATCTGTGTTTCCGTTTTTCGATTCTGCTGAAGAGACATTTGTTAGCTTTGTGGGTCGATTCTACCTTCATCAAAATCATTTGAAACCGAAGCAAATATTTGTGCCCATCGGAACAAATGTTACAATTCTGAGTGAGTTGTTGGAAATCGATGTTCATACGCCGTTTAGGGGCCGGAAGAAAGAATTAGTAGAGTTGGCCATTAAAAATGCAGAAATTGCGCTTTCCGAAAAGTTTGCTTTAATCGAGCGAGATGAGGAACGAACGATAGTTGCTGTTGAGAAGCTTGGCGAAAAATTAAATATTGAAACACCGCATCGCATAGAAGCATTTGATAATTCTAATATTCAAGGTACAGATCCTGTGTCGGCAATGATTGTCTTTATTGACGGAAAACCTAGTAAGAAGGATTATCGAAAATATAAAATCAGGGATGTAGTAGGTCCTGATGATTATGAGACAATGCGAGAGGTTATTAGAAGAAGATATACAAGGGTTTTACAGGAAGATTTGCCATTACCAGATTTAATTATCGTCGATGGTTCAAAGGGACAGATGAGCGCTGCCTTAGACGTGTTAGAGAATGAACTAGGTCTTGACATTCCGTTGGGTGGACTAGCAAAAAATGATAAACATAAAACGAGTGAATTACTGTATGGAAATCCACCAATCGTCGTTCCTTTAGAAAGACAATCACAGGAATTCTATCTTGTACAACGAATTCAAGATGAGGTACATCGATTTGCGATTACATTCCATCGTCAATTAAGAGGGAAGAATTTAGTGCAATCGGAATTAGATAAAATCCCCGGTGTTGGTGAGAAACGACGAAGATTATTGTTAACTCACTTCAAGTCTATAACGGAAATTAAGCAAGCGCCTATTGAAGAGATTACGAAGCTTGGCATTCCGGTAAATATCGCAACAGACATTCAGAAATATTTAAATCAAGAGGAATAA
- the sdhA gene encoding succinate dehydrogenase flavoprotein subunit — MSNRKVAIVGGGLAGLMATIKAAEAGVSVDLFSIVPVKRSHSVCAQGGINGAVNTKGEGDSPWLHFDDTVYGGDFLANQPQVKAMCDAAPGIIHMFDRMGVMFNRTPEGLLDFRRFGGTQMHRTAYAGATTGQQLLYALDEQVRRYEVEGLVTKYEGYEFVEAVIDDAGIGRGIVAQNIKTHEIKSFRSDATIFATGGPGIIFGKSTNSMINTGSAASILYQQGVKYANGEFIQIHPTAIPGDDKLRLMSESARGEGGRIWTYKDGEPWYFLEEKYPAYGNLVPRDIATREIFDVCVNQKLGINGENMVYLDLSHKDSKELDIKLGGIIEIYEKFVGEDPRKVPMKIFPAVHYSMGGLWVDENQMTNIPGIFAAGECDYSQHGGNRLGANSLLSAIYGGLVAGPKAIEYIDGLDQHAEDLPSTLFEAREKEEQEKFAALMKMDGGENAYQIHKELGEWMTDNVTVVRENSKLLETDKKIVELLERWENISINDTSSWSNQGVMFTRQLKNMLQLARVITIGAYNRNESRGAHFKPEFPERNDEDWLKTTIAEFDQENASPVFSYEDVDVSLIKPRKRDYTTTH, encoded by the coding sequence ATGAGTAATCGTAAAGTCGCGATAGTCGGTGGTGGGTTAGCTGGTTTAATGGCAACGATAAAGGCAGCCGAGGCTGGGGTTAGCGTTGATCTATTCTCAATTGTACCTGTAAAACGCTCTCACTCCGTTTGTGCACAGGGTGGTATTAACGGTGCAGTAAATACGAAGGGTGAAGGTGATTCACCATGGCTTCACTTTGATGATACGGTATATGGTGGAGACTTCCTAGCAAACCAGCCACAAGTAAAAGCAATGTGTGATGCTGCGCCAGGAATAATACATATGTTTGACCGTATGGGTGTTATGTTTAACCGTACGCCAGAAGGTTTACTGGACTTTCGGCGTTTTGGTGGAACACAGATGCACCGCACAGCTTACGCAGGGGCAACGACAGGTCAACAATTACTATACGCATTAGATGAACAAGTTCGCCGCTATGAGGTAGAAGGACTTGTGACGAAATACGAAGGATATGAATTTGTTGAAGCAGTCATTGATGACGCAGGAATTGGTCGCGGGATTGTTGCACAAAACATAAAAACACATGAAATAAAATCATTCCGGTCTGATGCAACAATTTTCGCAACGGGTGGACCTGGAATTATCTTTGGTAAATCAACGAACTCAATGATTAATACTGGTTCTGCAGCAAGTATTTTATACCAGCAAGGTGTGAAATATGCGAATGGAGAATTCATTCAAATCCATCCAACAGCAATTCCAGGTGATGATAAATTACGTCTTATGAGCGAATCCGCTCGTGGGGAAGGTGGACGTATTTGGACATACAAGGACGGGGAACCTTGGTATTTCCTTGAAGAGAAATATCCGGCATATGGTAACCTTGTTCCACGTGATATTGCAACTCGCGAAATATTCGATGTTTGTGTTAATCAGAAACTCGGAATCAATGGAGAGAACATGGTTTACCTTGATTTGTCACATAAAGATTCTAAGGAATTGGATATTAAGCTTGGCGGGATCATTGAAATCTATGAGAAATTCGTTGGGGAAGATCCACGTAAAGTGCCAATGAAAATATTCCCAGCTGTTCATTATTCAATGGGTGGTCTATGGGTCGATGAAAATCAAATGACTAACATCCCAGGTATCTTCGCTGCTGGTGAATGTGATTATTCACAGCATGGTGGGAATCGCTTAGGGGCAAACTCGCTGCTTTCTGCAATTTATGGCGGACTAGTAGCTGGGCCGAAAGCAATTGAATATATTGACGGACTCGACCAGCATGCAGAGGATTTACCTTCCACTTTATTTGAAGCGAGAGAAAAAGAAGAACAGGAAAAATTTGCAGCACTTATGAAGATGGATGGCGGTGAAAACGCATACCAGATCCATAAAGAGCTTGGCGAATGGATGACCGATAATGTTACGGTAGTTCGAGAGAATAGCAAGTTATTAGAAACAGATAAAAAGATTGTTGAATTACTAGAACGTTGGGAGAATATTAGCATTAATGATACTTCCAGCTGGAGTAATCAAGGTGTTATGTTTACCCGTCAATTGAAAAATATGCTTCAATTGGCACGAGTGATTACGATTGGTGCTTATAACCGTAATGAAAGTCGTGGGGCACATTTTAAACCAGAATTCCCTGAACGAAATGATGAGGATTGGTTAAAAACAACGATTGCAGAATTTGATCAAGAGAACGCTTCACCAGTATTCTCATACGAGGATGTGGATGTATCATTAATCAAGCCTCGTAAGCGCGATTATACGACAACACACTAA
- a CDS encoding succinate dehydrogenase cytochrome b558 subunit, with translation MAGQREYFYRRLHSLLGVVPIGVFLVQHLVVNHFAVYGEESFNTAAGFMGNLPFVLLLEIFIIYLPILYHAILGVYIALTANYSLKNYGFFRNWMFALQRITGIITLIFIAWHVWETRVQIGLGNAEVDYSLMEGILSSPFMFWFYLIGVISTVFHFANGLWSFCVSWGITQSAKSQRVLTYITVFVFLAVSYLGVRTIIQFAFGV, from the coding sequence ATGGCAGGGCAGCGTGAGTATTTTTACAGAAGACTTCATTCACTACTAGGCGTAGTACCTATCGGTGTATTTCTAGTGCAGCATTTAGTGGTGAACCATTTTGCCGTGTATGGAGAAGAAAGCTTTAATACAGCAGCAGGATTTATGGGAAATCTTCCGTTTGTACTATTACTGGAAATATTCATTATCTACCTACCAATTCTGTATCATGCAATTCTAGGGGTATATATTGCGTTAACGGCAAACTATTCTTTGAAAAATTATGGTTTTTTCCGTAACTGGATGTTTGCATTACAGCGGATTACAGGGATTATCACACTAATATTCATTGCATGGCACGTTTGGGAAACACGTGTTCAAATTGGATTGGGAAATGCAGAAGTAGATTATAGCTTAATGGAAGGTATTCTTTCTAGTCCGTTTATGTTCTGGTTCTACTTAATCGGCGTAATATCAACAGTATTCCACTTTGCTAATGGTTTATGGAGCTTCTGTGTATCTTGGGGTATTACACAATCAGCGAAATCACAACGTGTATTAACTTACATAACAGTATTCGTGTTTCTTGCTGTAAGTTACCTCGGAGTTCGAACAATCATTCAGTTTGCATTCGGTGTTTAA
- a CDS encoding MarR family winged helix-turn-helix transcriptional regulator produces MEKRLRYISGIIKQNGRKILTNYPITPPQFVALQWLLEEGDLTIGELSNRISLAFSTTTDVVDRMEKTELVKRVRDEKDRRVVRIHLLEKGKVIIHEVIAKRQAYLGEVLEEFSEADVTKLNQLLDFLYRQMKMVNEK; encoded by the coding sequence ATGGAAAAACGACTTCGTTATATATCGGGAATCATTAAACAAAACGGTCGTAAAATTTTAACTAATTATCCAATCACACCTCCACAATTTGTTGCCTTACAATGGTTACTTGAAGAAGGCGATTTAACTATTGGTGAATTATCAAATAGAATAAGTCTTGCTTTCAGTACAACTACAGACGTAGTTGATAGAATGGAAAAAACGGAACTAGTGAAGCGAGTTCGTGATGAAAAGGATAGACGCGTTGTACGCATTCACCTGCTGGAAAAAGGGAAGGTTATCATTCATGAAGTGATTGCGAAACGCCAAGCATATCTGGGAGAAGTTTTAGAAGAATTCTCAGAAGCAGATGTTACGAAATTGAATCAATTATTGGATTTTTTATACAGACAAATGAAAATGGTAAATGAAAAATAA